One Oryza brachyantha chromosome 3, ObraRS2, whole genome shotgun sequence DNA segment encodes these proteins:
- the LOC102713255 gene encoding LOW QUALITY PROTEIN: monooxygenase 2-like (The sequence of the model RefSeq protein was modified relative to this genomic sequence to represent the inferred CDS: substituted 1 base at 1 genomic stop codon), whose protein sequence is MQQKDSGDGEDAVVVVGVGIAGLAVALGLHRKGVRCLVLESSPELRASGFAFATWRNAWQALDALGVGDKIRKLHLQLGELHVFSSSTGEIAQQMDLTVQGKRGAKEMRCVRRDWLRRALEEELPKGTIRYSXKIVGIEEDGNAKILHLADGAILRAKVLIGCDGVNSVVAKWLGLAKPSYSGRLATRGLAHYPDGHGFEPEFKMFFGHGFRAGVIPCNETDVYWFFAWSPDHDSNGVEESAIKMKQFLLTKLGSSKIPAEALEVIERSEMNDVLAAPLRFRSPLSLVFTGISKGNVCVAGDALHPMTPDLGQGGCAALEDGVVLARCLSDALLGGGKPAGAGGEGERIGACLREYARIRRWRSVELVGTAYVVGFVRQSNNAVISFLRDKWLAGVLARRLLKMADYDCGTL, encoded by the exons ATGCAGCAAAAGgactccggcgacggcgaagacgccgtcgtcgtcgtgggcGTCGGGATCGCCGGCCTCGCCGTGGCTCTCGGGCTGCACAG AAAAGGGGTTCGGTGCTTGGTGCTGGAGTCGTCGCCGGAGCTCCGGGCGTCGGGGTTCGCCTTCGCGACGTGGAGAAATGCGTGGCAAGCGCTTGACGCCCTTGGAGTGGGCGACAAAATTAGGAAGCTCCATCTACAGCTTGGGGA GTTGCACGTCTTCTCTTCGTCTACCGGAGAAATAGCACAGCAAATGGATCTCACGGTGCAGGGGAAACG AGGAGCCAAGGAGATGCGTTGCGTCAGGCGAGACTGGCTGCGGCGAGCGCTGGAAGAAGAACTACCAAAAGGCACCATCCGCTACTCCTAAAAAATCGTTGGAATCGAAGAGGATGGCAACGCCAAGATCCTACACCTCGCTGACGGCGCAATTCTTCGAGCAAAG GTGCTGATcggctgcgacggggtcaattCCGTGGTGGCAAAATGGCTGGGGCTCGCGAAGCCGTCCTACTCGGGGCGCCTGGCGACGAGAGGCCTCGCGCATTACCCTGACGGCCATGGCTTCGAACCCGAGTTCAAGATGTTTTTCGGCCATGGCTTCCGTGCCGGCGTGATCCCGTGCAACGAGACTGATGTCTACTGGTTCTTCGCCTGGTCTCCCGACCACG ATAGTAATGGCGTTGAGGAGAGCGCCATCAAGATGAAGCAATTCTTGCTGACCAAACTAGGGAGCAGCAAGATCCCAGCCGAGGCGTTGGAGGTCATCGAGAGGAGCGAGATGAACGACGTGCTGGCCGCGCCTCTGCGGTTCCGGTCGCCGCTCTCGCTGGTGTTCACGGGCATCAGCAAGGGGAACGTGTGCGTCGCCGGTGACGCGCTGCACCCGATGACGCCGGACCTGGGCCAGGGCGGGTGCGCGGCGCTAGAGGACGGCGTCGTGCTGGCGAGATGCCTCAGCGACGCCCTTCTTGGTGGCGGCaagcccgccggcgccggcggcgagggcgagagGATCGGGGCGTGCCTGCGTGAGTACGCTAGGAtccggcggtggaggagcgtCGAGCTGGTTGGGACAGCCTACGTGGTCGGCTTCGTACGGCAGAGCAACAACGCCGTCATCAGCTTCCTGCGGGACAAGTGGTTGGCCGGAGTGCTCGCGAGAAGGCTTCTGAAAATGGCGGACTACGATTGTGGCACGCTatga
- the LOC102710187 gene encoding monooxygenase 2-like, producing the protein MEGDDVEAAGVVIAGAGLAGLATALGLHRKGVRSLVLESSATLRASGYAFTTWTNAFRALDALGVGDKIREHHLLYERMVTFSASTGKPAATVSLQMQGKSGPHEIRCVKRNFLLETLENELPEGTIRFSSKIVSIEEEGNAKLLHLADGSTIRAKVLIGCDGVNSVVAKWLGLPKPIISGRSATRGLAEYPAGHGFGPEIMQFIGQGFRSGVLPCSDTSVYWNYTWYPSPDDGDAEESVAKMRGYVLAKLRAAKIPAEALNVIERSEMSDVVSSPLRFRSPLALVRGSISRGNVCVAGDAFHPMTPELGQGGCAALEDGVVLARCLSDAFVGAGHDPGYEAVAAALEKYAEERRWRGIWLITAAYLVGFIQQSNNAVIKFLREKFLSGLLAKTLVAMADYDCGKL; encoded by the exons ATGGAGGGAGACGACGTcgaggccgccggcgtcgtcatcgccggcgccggcctcgccggGCTCGCGACGGCGCTCGGGTTACACAG GAAAGGGGTGAGGAGCTTGGTGCTGGAGTCGTCGGCGACGCTGCGGGCGTCGGGGTACGCGTTCACGACATGGACGAACGCCTTCCGCGCACTCGACgccctcggcgtcggcgacaaGATCAGGGAGCACCATCTGCTCTACGAGAG GATGGTGACATTCTCTGCATCTACGGGCAAGCCAGCCGCGACAGTGAGCCTACAGATGCAAGGCAAAAG TGGGCCGCACGAGATTCGGTGCGTGAAGCGGAACTTCCTACTAGAGACGCTGGAGAACGAGCTGCCGGAGGGCACCATTAGGTTCTCTTCCAAGATCGTCTCGATCGAGGAAGAAGGCAATGCCAAGCTCCTACATTTGGCCGATGGCTCAACCATAAGAGCAAAG GTGCTGATAGGATGCGACGGCGTGAACTCCGTGGTGGCGAAGTGGCTTGGCCTGCCAAAGCCAATCATCTCCGGCCGCTCGGCCACCAGGGGCCTCGCCGAGTACCCGGCCGGCCACGGCTTCGGCCCGGAGATCATGCAGTTCATCGGACAGGGCTTCCGCTCCGGCGTGCTGCCCTGCTCCGACACCTCCGTGTACTGGAACTACACCTGGTACCCCTCCCCAGATG acggcgacgcggaggagaGCGTGGCGAAGATGCGGGGCTACGTGCTGGCGAAGCTGCGGGCGGCGAAGATCCCGGCGGAGGCGCTGAACGTGATCGAGCGGAGCGAGATGAGCGACGTGGTGTCCTCGCCGCTGAGGTTCCGGTCGCCGCTCGCGCTCGTCCGTGGCAGCATCAGCAGGGGCAACGTctgcgtcgccggcgacgccttCCACCCGATGACGCCCGAGCTCGGGCAGGGCGGCTGCGCGGCGCTCGAGGacggcgtcgtcctcgcccGCTGCCTGAGCGACGCGTTCGTCGGCGCCGGGCACGACCCGGGGTACgaggccgtcgcggcggcccTGGAGAAGTACGccgaggagaggaggtggcgAGGCATCTGGCTGATCACGGCGGCCTACCTCGTCGGCTTCATCCAGCAGAGCAACAACGCGGTGATCAAGTTCCTCAGGGAGAAGTTCTTGTCAGGATTGCTGGCCAAAACTCTGGTCGCCATGGCCGATTACGATTGCGGAAAGCTTTGA